From the Mammaliicoccus sciuri genome, the window ATTTATTTTTTAAACTTTATATGCAAACAAAGGGGTCAGTACATAGTGCTGTAAGTACTAAATTAAACACCAATTCGTATGTTACGAATTGGTGTTTTTCTTTTTAGCAACAATAGTTGACCTATCTGGTCGATAGCGTTATGATGTAGTCGACCGAACTGGTCTAATATGTTTTGGAAGGTGTATATGATGAATGATGCATTCTATAAATTAGATGAAGAAAAGCGTCAAAAAATAATCAATTCAGGGCTGATGGAGTTCTCTAATTATGGCTATCAACAAAGTTCTACGAATCGTATTGTTGAAAATGCTGGTATTGGTAAAGGGATGCTTTTTTATTACTTTAAAAATAAAAAAGGATTATTTAAATTTCTTGTGGATTATTCCTTAGATTTCATTGAGGAATATTATTTTAAACAAATTGATACTTCTGAGAAAGATATTTTTAATAGGTTAGTTAAACAAGCGAAGATTAAATCTAATTTAATGACTATTCATCCTCATATGTCAAAGTTTTTAACGAAAATTGTTCTGGAGGAATCTGAACATCATTATATATCTGAAGAACAAGATCAACATATTAAACAATTACAAAGTAAAGTTCAAAATGCACTATTTGAAGATTTAGATAAGGATTTTTTTAAAGATAATTTAAATGTTGAAATGTCTATCAATATTATAAAGTATTCGATTGACGGTTTAGCAGAATCTATGAAGACACGAATAACGCATCA encodes:
- a CDS encoding TetR/AcrR family transcriptional regulator, yielding MMNDAFYKLDEEKRQKIINSGLMEFSNYGYQQSSTNRIVENAGIGKGMLFYYFKNKKGLFKFLVDYSLDFIEEYYFKQIDTSEKDIFNRLVKQAKIKSNLMTIHPHMSKFLTKIVLEESEHHYISEEQDQHIKQLQSKVQNALFEDLDKDFFKDNLNVEMSINIIKYSIDGLAESMKTRITHQMIEQNDYQSFYDEFDLYIKEMRKIFYKDRD